The genomic window TTTCATGCTGATTTGATCTTGCCCATTTCAAGGAATCTTCCACTTAATGATGGGTTGTGGTTTGAAATTCAAAATTCCACTGATGTAGGTTTGAAGGAATTAGCTGTTCCTCGAAATGCTTATAGGGCTGTGTTAGAAGTGTATGTTTCATTTCATGAGAGTGATGAGTTTTGGTATACTAATCTTCCAAATGAATATCTTGCTGCAAATAATCTTACCAATAATACCCCCGGGAATGGACCCTTTAGGGAGGTTGTAGTTACTCTTGACGGGAAAGTTGCTGGTTCGGTTTGGCCTTTTACTGTGATTTACACTGGAGGGGTTAATCCCCTTTTGTGGAGACCGATTACTGGAATCGGCTCATTTGATCTTCCGTCTTATGATATTGAAATTACGCCTTTTTTGGGGACAATATTAGATGGAAAGTCTCATGTGTTTGGGTTTAGTGTGACAAATGCGTTGAATGTTTGGTATATAGATGCAAATTTACATCTTTGGTTGGATGCTGAGAGCAGTCGAACAGAAGGAGAACTTGTGAATCACATTGACAAACCTTTGGTTGAATCGCTAGTATCTGACTTTATTGGTTTAAACGGAACGTTCTTGACTAGTGCAAAGAAGTCTATTTTGACTACCGGATGGGTTAGATCCTCTTTTGGTAATATCACAACGAGTTTCGTTCAAAATTTTGATTACTACAATAAAATGGTAATGGCGAAGGATGGGGGCAAACAAACTGTGAATCAAGTTATATTTTTCAACGACAGTGTTCGAGCTAAACTTCCATTGTCCTATCTAGATTTGGTCGATAACACACACCGAAGGTTTTCCCTTTACTTGGACACAGATGAACTAGAGCAGAATAATGACACTTATTTAGCTGTTTCAAATGCTACATTAGGATTTGGTGTGAATAAGTCTCGGAGCAAGGGTTCTGGATTTTCAAATAGCTTTCTAAATAATGTGCAAGATGGCCAAGGTAAAATGGTTGTTAAAAAGAATCTGGTTATTAGTGGAGTCGGTGAAACACAGCAAGATTACGGATATAAAAGTGATGAATCTTGCTACTTCAGGAAAATTGGCGTCTCAAATTACACAATTCTCTATGATAAAGTAAAGAATTCATGCAACAAAAGAAGTCGCTCTCGTTTTGGCCTTAACTATATCAGAAAGTTGCCCATTATGCTGTAGAGTGAGTCCCTTTCTAGTTTCAATTATGGAGATTACTTCTGTAATGACTGTtaagttctttttattttgcattACATATGGAAATACTCAAGTCTTTCgaatttctttctctctattgttgttgttttgcgTAGTTTCTCTGTATGTGTTATGGTTTGAAGTTTGTTGTGTGTTAATTAATTTGAGTTTGAACTTAATGAACATTGTGGAAActtaatttctgttttttagTATTAATCCGATGCTGAGATTTCTGTTTTCTGGAATGAGTTTCTGTTAATTGCAAGATAGCATGGAATTGACAACAATTAGTCTTAACCGGCTTGTTCTTGTTGAAACCAAATTCAATTGATTTTGCATTGCCAACTATTGGTAGCATGATTATGATGAGGAAAGTTACACTTACACCCCATGAATCTGATGTGTCGTGTTAGTGTTAAGCataaacttttatgttttttgtatGTGAAGTTATACTTACATAAGCTTCTAGCCGTTTTGGTTTCATAAACTAGCTGCAATAAGCACACTTGAATGGATAAGTTAGTTCACTTGCTAAACAATTTGATTTGCCAATGGTTCAGAATAGCGCATCATCTATGTAGAGTTGGCTTTATTTTTGTTACCAAATCTGGTTTCAATAGTTATAAGATGCCTTTCATGTAGATTTTGACCTGAGTGATAGATCACTTTATGCAGTCTGCGCAGTCGACAAATCATGCCTATCATGTAAAGTTTGTCCGTCTTGATATTCTGCCTCTGACTCACCATCCTACAAATCTATGCTACTATTTTTTCTCAACTTCATGATACTAATCAAGCAACCAGAAAACCCAGCTCAAAGCAAATGGAGAAGTGTATTTCCCAGCTAATATGAAATTCAGGCATTTATCCTTCAAGAAATCAGAACATGAATTTCCATTCTCATCCTTTAATGAAAGTTTCTTCTTTCTTACCCTTATAACATTCTAACAAATTCATCAACTTTTTGTATTGATTTCTTAAGCTTTCTTTCCATACCTTAGTTAAGTAACCTTATAGCCTTCCGTACACAAACCAGTGCGACAAATCTAAGCAATGTAGCTTCTGTTGTATCCTCAAAAGCTATTGCAGGTATTTCAGGCAAATGAGATTGTGAACAACCAGGATCAACACCAAAAGCTATCATGCAAACATTATCAAAAGTGAGCCTAAAAAAATATCTTGAAGATCTATGGAAAGAGATTTCTTCAAAGATGAATCTAAGTCAGATATGAGCCTATTGTaatttagggatggcaatgggtagggtatgggtagggtactatagtacccatcccatACCCgcatattgaaaaaatacccgtacccatccccatacccgcgtgggtaacaacttttgcccccgtcctcataccctatgggtacctaggtacccatacccgtacccgttacccgcatttttactaaaaataaattgatcaattataaaatatcatataattttaatagaattaaaaaaatttcaaagattttaatatt from Trifolium pratense cultivar HEN17-A07 linkage group LG1, ARS_RC_1.1, whole genome shotgun sequence includes these protein-coding regions:
- the LOC123886750 gene encoding peptide-N4-(N-acetyl-beta-glucosaminyl)asparagine amidase A-like; the encoded protein is MDNTFLTILFFLFLSILHHPISASNLHKFKQLNSDFLAQSTSSHHTHTPPSPTKYFEVTKPIQLPKTKPCSYHVLHHDFGYTYGSPPVIANYTSPSHCSSNKFSKIVLEWKATCVGRQFDRIFGVWLDGVELLRSCTAEPRTNGIVWIVEKDITRYQSLLLNHEKNQTFAVFLGNIVDKTYTGVYHVDVTIHFYPFVVNTHETKKINSLASGSGFHADLILPISRNLPLNDGLWFEIQNSTDVGLKELAVPRNAYRAVLEVYVSFHESDEFWYTNLPNEYLAANNLTNNTPGNGPFREVVVTLDGKVAGSVWPFTVIYTGGVNPLLWRPITGIGSFDLPSYDIEITPFLGTILDGKSHVFGFSVTNALNVWYIDANLHLWLDAESSRTEGELVNHIDKPLVESLVSDFIGLNGTFLTSAKKSILTTGWVRSSFGNITTSFVQNFDYYNKMVMAKDGGKQTVNQVIFFNDSVRAKLPLSYLDLVDNTHRRFSLYLDTDELEQNNDTYLAVSNATLGFGVNKSRSKGSGFSNSFLNNVQDGQGKMVVKKNLVISGVGETQQDYGYKSDESCYFRKIGVSNYTILYDKVKNSCNKRSRSRFGLNYIRKLPIML